A single region of the Malaclemys terrapin pileata isolate rMalTer1 chromosome 4, rMalTer1.hap1, whole genome shotgun sequence genome encodes:
- the LOC128836208 gene encoding uncharacterized protein LOC128836208, with protein sequence MSLWWRLFLGCWCLKVWGVHNDNSFIQQQVWIAQTLNISNCWVCSHIPAHSQAGVPVLAIPFNSPDLTGGPRPFNKTWNNNDTWEAVGINVSKWVSVMEGKGHWCWVYNGTGLDLGKSHCLQHIVANGVWDYLNKTKEWRAGYGDMNFFSTWDQTEKSISCSPYSNLSENNTIFQCHANNTTPRKENYPVPFGGYYSSFVGTYVTNGCNRPFPALIGHHWVCGTKAYTVLPANWSGICYPARLFPQFRVLGSFPRECLRNFRRRRRDLSDAQWYVNNISPLTWEEAIGSSLIPLGGVIHHAKRLLRLQAVVEIMANETGESLKTLAKETGAIPQMALQNRQALDIVLAAKGGTCALIGKECCVFIPDDTNEVIDRASHLEQIAYLPHEEPSYLWKWLSNLFNFSGIGNWLFQGALTILCGILMIFVCFQLISCCIQNCVRYATQVTAPKQSANMMMSNITDERRDKELLICGTQ encoded by the coding sequence atgagcctctggtggcgcctgttcctcggctgctggtgtcttaaggtctggggagtccacaatgacaattcttttatccagcagcaagtgtggatagctcagactcttaatatttctaattgctgggtctgcagccacatcccagctcactctcaagctggtgttcctgtcctggcaatcccattcaattccccagacctcactggaggacctcgtccgtttaacaaaacatggaacaataatgacacttgggaagcagtgggaataaatgtatctaaatgggtaagtgtgatggagggaaaaggtcattggtgttgggtgtataatgggacagggctggatctgggaaaaagtcattgccttcagcatattgtggccaatggtgtatgggattatttgaacaaaactaaagagtggcgggccgggtatggggatatgaattttttctcgacctgggatcaaacagaaaaatcaatctcctgttccccctacagtaaccttagtgaaaacaatacaatctttcaatgccatgcaaataacaccactcctcgtaaggagaattaccctgtacccttcggaggatattactcctcctttgtaggcacctatgtgacaaatgggtgcaaccgacccttcccagccttaataggccatcattgggtttgtgggaccaaagcttatactgtgttaccagctaactggtcaggtatctgttatcccgcccgactcttcccacaattccgagtgCTAGGGTCTTTCCCACGAGAATGCCTTCGTAATTTCAGgcgaagaagaagggacttatcagatgcccaatggtatgtaaataacataagccccttgacctgggaagaggccattggcagttcccttatcccacttgggggagtaatacaccatgcaaaaaggctcctaaggttacaagcagtagttgaaataatggcaaatgaaaccggagagagtttaaagaccctggccaaagaaacaggggcgatcccacagatggccctccaaaaccgtcaggcattggacatagtgctggcagccaaaggagggacctgtgctctcattggaaaagaatgttgtgtgttcatacctgacgacaccaatgaggtaatagatcgcgctagtcacttagaacaaattgcatatcttccccatgaagagccaagttatttatggaagtggctaagtaacctattcaatttctctggcataggaaactggttgtttcagggagccctgactatcctgtgtggaatcctaatgatttttgtatgttttcagttaatctcctgttgtatccagaactgtgtaaggtatgccacgcaggtgactgccccaaaacagagtgctaatatgatgatgtcaaatatcactgatgaacgaagagataaagaactattaatatgtggaacccaataa